In one window of Methanococcoides methylutens DNA:
- a CDS encoding tetrahydromethanopterin S-methyltransferase subunit F, whose translation MAEEIEGQGVPMVISPQMGAIESVVERIRYRAQLIARNQKLDSGVNATAATGFIVGFAFAVLMVLILPLIIWQVGGVI comes from the coding sequence ATGGCAGAAGAAATAGAAGGACAAGGAGTCCCAATGGTCATCAGCCCACAGATGGGCGCCATTGAAAGCGTTGTCGAAAGAATTCGATACAGGGCTCAGCTTATCGCAAGGAACCAGAAGCTCGACTCCGGAGTTAATGCTACAGCTGCAACCGGTTTCATTGTCGGATTCGCATTTGCAGTGCTGATGGTACTGATACTCCCATTAATCATCTGGCAAGTAGGTGGTGTAATATGA
- the mtrG gene encoding tetrahydromethanopterin S-methyltransferase subunit MtrG produces the protein MSDGKSATASVVTDPADFNEVLEKLNEIDEKIEFVNSEIAQRIGKKVGRDIGIIYGAVAGILMFLIYISISPILI, from the coding sequence ATGAGCGATGGAAAAAGCGCAACAGCAAGTGTCGTAACAGACCCTGCAGATTTCAACGAGGTTCTTGAGAAGCTCAATGAGATCGATGAAAAGATCGAATTCGTAAACAGTGAGATCGCACAGAGGATCGGAAAGAAAGTAGGAAGAGATATAGGAATTATATACGGAGCAGTCGCTGGTATATTGATGTTCCTCATCTACATTTCAATATCCCCGATACTCATCTGA
- the mtrH gene encoding tetrahydromethanopterin S-methyltransferase subunit H, with translation MFKFDKKQEVFEVGGVKFGGQPGQYPTVLIGSMFYNRHNIVTDEDEGVFNKEAADNLWNHMLEMTDVTGNPCVNQIVGETPQAIKKYIDWFVAEDDKTPFLIDSSAGEVRAAAAEYVTEIGVADRAIYNSINGSIHDDEIEAIRKSDIDASIVLAFNATDPTVKGKLEVLESGGPGQSMGMLDIAKDCGITKPLVDVAATPLGAGAGASMRAVVAVKGHFGLPVGGGYHNLASAWDWMKDYKKQFETKEQRKAVYMPSDIGTNLVPQTLGSNFQLFGPIENTDTVYPATAMVDIILAETAKELGLEIMDENHPINKLV, from the coding sequence ATGTTTAAATTTGACAAGAAACAGGAAGTATTCGAGGTTGGAGGCGTCAAGTTCGGCGGTCAGCCTGGCCAGTACCCAACAGTTCTGATCGGTTCAATGTTCTACAACAGACACAACATCGTGACCGACGAAGATGAGGGAGTTTTCAACAAGGAAGCAGCAGACAATCTCTGGAACCACATGCTTGAGATGACCGACGTAACAGGTAACCCATGCGTTAACCAGATCGTCGGTGAAACACCACAGGCAATCAAGAAGTACATCGACTGGTTCGTTGCAGAGGATGACAAGACACCATTCCTTATCGACTCTTCAGCAGGTGAAGTACGTGCAGCAGCAGCTGAGTACGTAACAGAGATCGGTGTAGCTGACAGGGCTATCTACAACTCCATCAACGGTAGTATCCACGACGATGAGATCGAGGCTATCAGAAAGAGTGACATCGATGCTTCAATCGTCCTTGCATTCAACGCAACAGACCCAACCGTCAAAGGAAAACTCGAAGTCCTTGAGTCCGGTGGTCCAGGCCAGAGCATGGGTATGCTCGACATCGCAAAAGACTGTGGAATCACAAAGCCACTCGTCGATGTAGCTGCAACTCCTCTCGGAGCAGGTGCAGGTGCATCCATGAGAGCAGTCGTCGCTGTAAAGGGACACTTCGGTCTCCCTGTCGGTGGTGGATACCACAACCTTGCATCCGCATGGGACTGGATGAAAGACTACAAGAAGCAGTTCGAGACAAAGGAACAGCGCAAGGCAGTTTACATGCCATCAGATATCGGAACAAACCTTGTCCCACAGACACTTGGTTCAAACTTCCAACTGTTTGGTCCTATCGAGAACACTGACACAGTCTACCCAGCAACCGCAATGGTAGACATCATCCTTGCTGAGACCGCAAAAGAGCTCGGTCTTGAGATCATGGATGAGAACCACCCAATCAACAAACTGGTTTAA